One Cellulomonas sp. NS3 genomic region harbors:
- a CDS encoding ankyrin repeat domain-containing protein, translated as MDATLTLAADDPLAREAADAIRTGDVERLRGLLAANPGLAAARITRDVAQPDATVEDLPTCTLLHVATDHPGHLLAVGRTIEVLVAAGADPDAPFTGPHAETALHWAASNDDVEAVEALVRAGADLEAPGSVIGDGSGTALADAVAFGQWRAAEHLFHAGATANLWQAAGLGIVDRVEALLDADPAPDVDDVTTALWCAAHGGQRACVDLLLARGADPTWIGFDGLTAAGAARRAGHGELADALTP; from the coding sequence GTGGACGCAACACTGACGTTGGCCGCCGACGACCCGCTCGCGCGCGAGGCCGCCGACGCGATCCGCACCGGCGACGTCGAACGGCTGCGTGGGCTGCTCGCCGCGAACCCCGGGCTCGCGGCGGCCCGGATCACGCGCGACGTCGCCCAGCCGGACGCGACCGTCGAGGACCTGCCGACGTGCACGCTGCTGCACGTCGCGACCGACCACCCGGGCCACCTCCTCGCCGTCGGGCGCACGATCGAGGTGCTCGTCGCCGCGGGCGCCGACCCCGACGCGCCGTTCACCGGGCCGCACGCGGAGACCGCGCTGCACTGGGCCGCGAGCAACGACGACGTCGAGGCGGTCGAGGCGCTCGTCCGGGCGGGCGCGGACCTCGAGGCGCCCGGCTCCGTCATCGGGGACGGCTCGGGCACGGCCCTGGCGGACGCCGTGGCGTTCGGGCAGTGGCGCGCCGCGGAGCACCTGTTCCACGCGGGCGCGACCGCGAACCTCTGGCAGGCGGCCGGGCTCGGGATCGTCGACCGGGTCGAGGCGCTGCTCGACGCCGATCCTGCGCCGGACGTCGACGACGTGACCACCGCGCTGTGGTGCGCGGCGCACGGCGGGCAGCGGGCGTGCGTCGACCTGCTGCTCGCTCGAGGGGCGGACCCGACCTGGATCGGCTTCGATGGCCTCACTGCCGCCGGCGCCGCGCGCCGGGCCGGTCACGGCGAGCTCGCCGACGCGCTCACCCCCTGA
- a CDS encoding 4a-hydroxytetrahydrobiopterin dehydratase — protein sequence MTERISPRQVAEAHGLDDWRVLPGGVWACAHFRTSSFSVGAALVQAISAAATTVNRHPDVDLRPEGVTVRLRGDEPEGFRTRDLDLARTISAAARALDAHADPAAVQHVQVALEALAAAQVRPFWRAVLGYQDAGDADLVDPLRRGPSWTFPHTDDREPQRDRPRAEVQLAADQLEERVAAAVAAGGRVVSDARAPQRWTLADPEGSEVDLTVWTP from the coding sequence ATGACCGAACGGATCAGCCCTCGGCAGGTGGCGGAGGCGCACGGGCTCGATGACTGGCGCGTGCTGCCCGGCGGGGTGTGGGCGTGCGCGCACTTCCGGACCTCCTCGTTCTCGGTCGGCGCCGCGCTCGTCCAGGCGATCAGCGCGGCTGCCACGACCGTGAACCGTCATCCCGACGTGGACCTGCGCCCGGAGGGCGTGACGGTCCGGCTGCGTGGTGACGAGCCCGAGGGGTTCCGCACCCGCGACCTCGACCTCGCCCGGACGATCTCCGCTGCGGCGCGGGCGCTCGACGCGCACGCGGACCCGGCGGCCGTACAGCACGTGCAGGTCGCGCTCGAGGCGCTCGCCGCCGCGCAGGTCCGGCCGTTCTGGCGCGCGGTGCTCGGCTACCAGGATGCGGGGGACGCGGATCTGGTGGACCCGCTGCGGCGCGGCCCGTCGTGGACGTTCCCGCACACGGACGACCGCGAACCGCAGCGCGACCGGCCCCGGGCTGAGGTGCAGCTCGCCGCCGACCAGCTCGAGGAGCGGGTCGCCGCCGCGGTCGCCGCCGGGGGGAGAGTCGTGAGCGACGCCCGTGCGCCGCAACGGTGGACGCTGGCCGACCCCGAGGGCTCCGAGGTCGACCTCACGGTCTGGACGCCGTAG
- a CDS encoding gamma-glutamyltransferase family protein → MLGMATGTFTTRPELLGTQGMVASTHWLASAVGMSVLEAGGNAFDAAAAAGFTLSVVEPHLNGPGGDAPLMGHRAADGHTFVICGQGTAPVAATVDHYTGLGLDLVPGTGHLAAVVPGAFGAWLDLLARYGTLPLADVLGPAVGYARHGYPLIPQAVATITGVATMFAEHWPTSAAVYLPHGAPPEAGARFTNPELADTFERLLAEATAAGPDREAQIEAARRAFYEGFVAERIDAYVQGTAVMDSSGSAHTGVLTGDDLAGWRPTEEASVAVPFGGYEVHKTGAWGQGPVLLQQLTVLDALGVGELGEGPELVHAVTEVAKLAFADREAWYGDAPDADVPLDALLSPGYAEQRAALVGRDASDGLHPGSPDGRTPRLPAFLSAGPDAGSRASSAGALGTEPVAGIGEPTVRPDGLTRGDTCHVDVVDRWGNLVSATPSGGWLQSSPVVPGLGFALPTRAQMFWLEPGLPSSLVPGRRPRTTLSPGLVLRDGAPYLAFGTPGGDQQDQWPVPFLVRHLLHGRNLQETIDAPTWHSTHVPSSFYPRDQVPRGLVVESRLGADAVADLTRRGHAVQDAGPWSLGRLSATGVRADGMLRAAANPRGMQGYAVGR, encoded by the coding sequence ATGCTCGGCATGGCCACAGGCACGTTCACCACCCGCCCGGAGCTGCTCGGCACGCAGGGCATGGTCGCCTCGACGCACTGGCTGGCGAGCGCCGTCGGGATGTCGGTCCTGGAGGCGGGCGGCAACGCGTTCGACGCCGCCGCCGCCGCGGGCTTCACGCTCAGCGTCGTCGAGCCCCACCTCAACGGCCCGGGCGGCGACGCCCCGCTGATGGGCCACCGCGCGGCGGACGGGCACACGTTCGTGATCTGCGGTCAGGGCACCGCCCCGGTGGCCGCCACCGTCGACCACTACACCGGCCTCGGGCTCGACCTCGTGCCCGGCACCGGGCACCTCGCGGCCGTCGTCCCGGGGGCGTTCGGGGCGTGGCTCGACCTGCTCGCGCGGTACGGGACGCTGCCGCTCGCGGACGTCCTCGGCCCGGCCGTCGGCTACGCGCGCCACGGCTACCCGCTGATCCCGCAGGCCGTCGCCACGATCACGGGCGTCGCGACGATGTTCGCCGAGCACTGGCCGACGTCGGCCGCGGTGTACCTGCCGCACGGTGCGCCGCCCGAGGCGGGCGCCCGGTTCACGAACCCCGAGCTCGCCGACACCTTCGAGCGGCTGCTCGCCGAGGCCACCGCGGCCGGTCCGGACCGCGAGGCGCAGATCGAGGCCGCCCGGCGCGCGTTCTACGAGGGCTTCGTCGCGGAGCGCATCGACGCGTACGTGCAGGGCACGGCGGTCATGGACTCCTCGGGGAGCGCGCACACGGGCGTGCTGACCGGCGACGACCTCGCGGGGTGGCGCCCGACCGAGGAGGCGAGCGTCGCGGTGCCGTTCGGCGGCTACGAGGTGCACAAGACCGGTGCGTGGGGCCAGGGCCCGGTGCTGCTCCAGCAGCTCACGGTGCTCGACGCGCTCGGCGTCGGCGAGCTCGGCGAGGGCCCGGAGCTCGTGCACGCGGTGACCGAGGTCGCGAAGCTCGCGTTCGCGGACCGCGAGGCCTGGTACGGCGACGCGCCCGACGCCGACGTCCCTCTCGACGCGCTCCTCTCGCCCGGGTACGCGGAGCAGCGGGCGGCGCTCGTCGGGCGCGACGCCTCGGACGGGCTGCACCCGGGGTCGCCCGACGGCCGGACCCCTCGCCTGCCCGCGTTCCTGTCGGCGGGGCCCGACGCCGGCTCCCGCGCGTCGTCGGCCGGCGCGCTCGGCACCGAGCCCGTCGCGGGCATCGGCGAGCCGACCGTGCGCCCCGACGGCCTCACGCGCGGCGACACGTGCCACGTCGACGTCGTCGACCGCTGGGGCAACCTCGTCTCCGCGACCCCCAGCGGCGGGTGGCTGCAGAGCTCCCCCGTCGTCCCGGGCCTCGGCTTCGCGCTGCCCACGCGCGCGCAGATGTTCTGGCTCGAGCCCGGGCTGCCGAGCTCGCTCGTGCCGGGTCGCCGCCCGCGGACCACGCTCAGCCCCGGCCTCGTGCTGCGCGACGGCGCGCCGTACCTCGCGTTCGGCACGCCGGGCGGCGACCAGCAGGACCAGTGGCCGGTGCCGTTCCTGGTCCGCCACCTGCTGCACGGGCGCAACCTCCAGGAGACCATCGACGCGCCCACGTGGCACTCGACGCACGTGCCGTCGTCGTTCTACCCGCGCGACCAGGTGCCCCGCGGGCTCGTCGTCGAGTCCCGGCTCGGCGCCGACGCCGTCGCCGACCTCACGCGGCGCGGGCACGCGGTGCAGGACGCCGGGCCGTGGTCGCTCGGGCGGCTCAGCGCGACGGGGGTGCGCGCCGACGGGATGCTCCGGGCCGCGGCGAACCCGCGCGGGATGCAGGGGTACGCGGTCGGGCGGTGA
- a CDS encoding PRC and DUF2382 domain-containing protein, which yields MITTDQIQTLLVSGGTVIGPDGQKIGKLGQIFLDEQSGQPEWLTVSTGLFGTSQSFVPLGDASVQGDEIHVPFDKDKIKGAPRVDDEDGHLSETEESELYAYYGRTYGGTDTYESTTTAGLGTTGTDVHDDTDTTYTAADTDVTAGTTGTTTASAGTTDDAMTLSEERLDVGTERVTTGRARLRKYIVTEHETVTVPVQREEVRLEREPITEGNVDDALSGPELTESVHEVTLTEERPVVTKETVPVERVRLDTETVTEQQQVTESKSREEVELETDGEGTSRL from the coding sequence ATGATCACCACCGACCAGATCCAGACCCTGCTCGTCTCCGGCGGCACCGTCATCGGCCCCGACGGCCAGAAGATCGGCAAGCTCGGCCAGATCTTCCTCGACGAGCAGTCCGGTCAGCCCGAGTGGCTCACCGTCTCGACCGGCCTGTTCGGCACGTCGCAGTCGTTCGTGCCGCTCGGCGACGCGAGCGTGCAGGGCGACGAGATCCACGTGCCCTTCGACAAGGACAAGATCAAGGGCGCCCCTCGCGTCGACGACGAGGACGGCCACCTCTCGGAGACCGAGGAGTCGGAGCTGTACGCGTACTACGGCCGGACCTACGGCGGCACCGACACGTACGAGAGCACGACCACGGCCGGCCTGGGCACGACGGGCACCGACGTGCACGACGACACCGACACCACCTACACGGCCGCCGACACGGACGTGACCGCGGGCACCACGGGCACGACCACGGCCTCGGCGGGCACGACGGACGACGCGATGACTCTCTCGGAGGAGCGGCTCGACGTCGGCACCGAGCGCGTCACCACGGGCCGCGCCCGCCTGCGCAAGTACATCGTCACCGAGCACGAGACGGTCACGGTCCCGGTCCAGCGCGAGGAGGTCCGCCTCGAGCGTGAGCCCATCACGGAGGGCAACGTCGACGACGCGCTGTCCGGGCCCGAGCTCACGGAGAGCGTGCACGAGGTCACCCTCACCGAGGAGCGTCCGGTCGTGACCAAGGAGACGGTGCCGGTCGAGCGCGTCCGCCTCGACACCGAGACCGTGACCGAGCAGCAGCAGGTCACCGAGTCGAAGAGCCGCGAAGAGGTCGAGCTCGAGACCGACGGTGAGGGCACCTCGCGGCTCTGA